One genomic segment of Paenibacillus sp. FSL H8-0332 includes these proteins:
- a CDS encoding helix-turn-helix transcriptional regulator, producing the protein MTENTSYTTEEIARLLKISKLKVYDLIKKGELPSYRVGKQMRVDLSDLERYKQNSRNSGPSAHPLPGDGLTEAALPQAQQTAPFAAPYQAFASPPPHSMKSSGVHVVITGQDMSLDILATHLERTLPSTRPLRSYAGSLDSLIAMYQGESDIVSTHLLDGDSGEYNLPYIRKLLVGFSYIVVHLLTRSAGFYVQKGNPRGIRSWGDLRQDGLTLINRERGSGARVLLDEQLRLHGIPSSRLNGYINEENSHLAVASLVARGGADVGIGTEKAARIIDGIDFIPLIRERYDLVMVKKPENEVWINAILDILRSEAFRNELSSIHSYDLSETGNIVYET; encoded by the coding sequence ATGACCGAGAATACTTCCTATACAACCGAGGAAATCGCCAGGCTGCTCAAAATCTCCAAGCTCAAGGTCTATGATCTCATTAAAAAGGGCGAGTTGCCCTCTTACCGTGTCGGCAAGCAGATGCGGGTTGACCTCTCTGATCTGGAGAGGTACAAGCAGAATTCCCGCAACAGCGGGCCTTCTGCCCATCCGCTGCCCGGGGACGGGCTGACCGAGGCTGCACTGCCGCAGGCGCAGCAGACAGCCCCGTTCGCCGCGCCTTATCAGGCCTTCGCCTCCCCGCCGCCGCACAGCATGAAGAGCAGCGGTGTACATGTAGTCATTACCGGACAGGATATGTCACTTGATATTCTGGCGACCCATCTGGAGCGGACCCTGCCCTCCACCCGCCCGCTCCGTTCCTATGCGGGCAGTCTTGACAGCCTCATTGCCATGTATCAGGGCGAATCAGATATTGTCAGTACCCATCTGCTGGATGGCGATAGCGGCGAATACAACCTGCCCTATATCCGCAAGCTGCTCGTAGGCTTCTCCTATATTGTAGTGCATCTGCTAACACGCAGCGCAGGCTTTTATGTGCAAAAGGGCAATCCGCGAGGCATCCGCAGCTGGGGGGACCTCCGGCAAGACGGGCTAACGCTGATTAACCGTGAGCGCGGCTCCGGCGCCCGGGTGCTGCTGGATGAACAGCTGCGCCTGCATGGAATTCCGTCCTCCCGCTTGAACGGATACATTAATGAAGAGAACAGCCATCTGGCAGTAGCCAGCCTGGTGGCAAGAGGCGGGGCGGATGTGGGCATCGGCACCGAGAAAGCCGCCAGAATCATTGACGGCATCGACTTCATTCCGCTGATCCGCGAGCGCTACGATCTGGTCATGGTGAAGAAGCCGGAGAATGAAGTCTGGATTAACGCCATTCTGGATATTCTGCGCTCTGAAGCCTTCCGTAATGAGCTAAGCTCAATTCACAGTTATGACCTGAGCGAGACGGGCAATATTGTTTACGAGACTTGA
- a CDS encoding polysaccharide deacetylase family protein, whose translation MRTVTRLTAAVLAALALMYSPSDLALGSPNKAKNRYYYEERGDMIWEVRTSQKVIALTFDDGPDPLETDSILEVLHEYQAKCTFFAIGKRIAAYPDVARRVISEGHELANHTYNHVYFKRPISGEQIQKELALTEKEIMKISGRHSSLFRPPGGMYDETLIDVSNSMGLKPVLWSWHQDTRDWNRPGVWNISNRVIRNARSGDIVLFHDHVHGPSQTKEALKIILPALKKQGFQFVTVSELIGLSDVQQAKTDRHMTY comes from the coding sequence ATGAGAACAGTCACCCGATTGACCGCCGCAGTTCTTGCAGCACTGGCGCTGATGTACAGCCCTTCCGATCTGGCCCTGGGCAGTCCGAACAAGGCAAAAAACCGCTACTACTATGAGGAGCGCGGCGATATGATCTGGGAAGTGCGCACCAGCCAGAAGGTGATTGCGCTGACCTTCGATGACGGCCCGGACCCTCTGGAGACGGACAGCATTCTGGAGGTGCTGCATGAGTATCAAGCGAAATGCACGTTTTTTGCAATTGGCAAGCGGATCGCCGCTTATCCCGATGTAGCCAGACGCGTGATTAGTGAAGGACATGAGCTGGCGAACCATACTTATAATCATGTCTATTTCAAAAGACCGATCTCCGGGGAGCAGATTCAGAAGGAGCTTGCGCTGACGGAGAAGGAAATTATGAAGATATCCGGCAGACACAGCAGCCTGTTCAGACCGCCGGGCGGAATGTACGATGAGACCTTGATCGATGTGTCCAACAGCATGGGCCTGAAGCCCGTACTGTGGTCCTGGCATCAGGACACCCGCGACTGGAACCGCCCTGGCGTCTGGAACATCTCAAACCGGGTCATCCGCAATGCCAGGAGCGGCGATATTGTCCTGTTCCATGACCATGTCCACGGGCCGTCGCAGACGAAGGAAGCACTGAAGATTATTCTGCCTGCGCTTAAGAAGCAGGGTTTCCAGTTCGTTACCGTCTCAGAGCTGATTGGGCTATCCGATGTGCAGCAGGCGAAGACGGACCGGCATATGACCTATTAG
- the dgt gene encoding dGTP triphosphohydrolase: MTLIEQREHRQYPEITKLETSRAAYERDYSRLIHSPTFRRLQGKSQVFGAGTGDYYRTRLTHSLEVAQIAREAAKSLLRSYPEVETGAAENPGLVIDPEVVECAAIAHDFGHPPFGHKGEEVLDNLLEKLVTRKTVEAVAKSGAGPVQQQTIHESMKRKYEHFEGNAHNFRLIMFLEKRENIDGLNLSDAVLLGINKYPFPGTVLKKGMYLHEWEYIHEIRTQWGIPAGKKTLEAQLMDLCDDIAYSAHDLEDGIKAGKIEVHEHFMHDDYIQRLIVEKITTLEDAFWSGWNKSAIRFKVEEVLSSFLRVWKEKMPTCENDYSRTRREVKAYWVSTFVASLGVIGDGDWKKVTFIKEGREDEDMLRTVSVLKSFAWVTMIRDLRVQRLQKRSEWILRRLWEAFLDPETSRSIIPSDWLQRFEKDQKSAKPIWTWEHMVTDYIAGMTDAFAEKIYNELYGLKVGSIYDLD; the protein is encoded by the coding sequence ATGACACTGATTGAACAAAGAGAGCATAGACAATATCCCGAAATCACGAAGCTGGAGACCTCCAGAGCCGCATATGAACGCGACTATTCGCGTCTGATCCATTCGCCGACCTTCCGGCGGCTGCAGGGCAAATCTCAGGTGTTCGGAGCCGGAACCGGGGATTACTACCGGACACGCCTGACCCACTCGCTGGAGGTGGCACAGATTGCCCGTGAAGCGGCCAAGAGCCTGCTGCGTTCTTACCCGGAAGTAGAGACAGGAGCTGCAGAGAATCCGGGCCTGGTCATTGACCCCGAGGTGGTGGAATGTGCGGCAATCGCCCATGACTTCGGACATCCTCCATTTGGGCATAAGGGAGAAGAGGTGCTGGACAACCTGCTGGAGAAGCTGGTGACCCGCAAGACGGTGGAGGCAGTGGCCAAGTCCGGCGCAGGTCCTGTTCAGCAGCAGACGATTCATGAGAGCATGAAGCGCAAATATGAGCATTTTGAAGGCAACGCCCATAACTTCCGCCTGATTATGTTTCTGGAGAAGCGTGAGAATATCGACGGCCTGAACCTCTCGGACGCGGTGCTGCTGGGCATTAACAAATATCCTTTTCCCGGGACGGTGCTGAAGAAGGGGATGTATCTGCACGAATGGGAGTATATCCACGAGATCCGCACCCAGTGGGGAATTCCGGCAGGCAAAAAGACGCTGGAAGCGCAGCTGATGGACCTGTGTGACGATATTGCTTATTCGGCGCATGACCTGGAGGACGGCATTAAGGCCGGTAAGATTGAGGTGCATGAGCATTTCATGCATGACGACTACATCCAGCGGCTGATTGTGGAGAAAATCACCACGCTTGAGGATGCCTTCTGGTCCGGCTGGAACAAGTCCGCGATCCGCTTCAAGGTGGAGGAGGTGCTGAGTTCATTCCTTCGGGTCTGGAAGGAGAAAATGCCTACCTGTGAGAATGACTATTCCCGCACCCGCCGTGAAGTCAAGGCCTATTGGGTCAGTACCTTTGTCGCCAGCCTCGGCGTGATCGGGGACGGGGACTGGAAGAAGGTTACCTTCATTAAGGAAGGCAGGGAGGATGAGGACATGCTGCGGACCGTTAGTGTGCTCAAAAGCTTCGCCTGGGTAACGATGATCCGCGATTTGCGCGTACAACGTCTGCAGAAACGAAGCGAGTGGATACTGCGGCGGCTGTGGGAGGCATTCCTTGATCCAGAGACATCCCGGAGCATTATCCCATCGGACTGGCTGCAGCGGTTCGAGAAGGACCAGAAGTCGGCGAAGCCGATCTGGACCTGGGAGCATATGGTGACCGATTATATCGCCGGAATGACCGATGCTTTTGCCGAGAAAATCTACAATGAGCTGTACGGGCTTAAGGTTGGTTCGATTTACGATCTGGATTAG
- a CDS encoding methyl-accepting chemotaxis protein: MGIGQRLKELLGKGRKGADKEQQASLFRGRKSIGSKIAYGYAALAVFVMISGGVSLYQMNNMQKNTGNIIKNIIPELNKIHNVNYLTEHVMALSLQHILSTDNADKNALAEERSKFIGKVAGTFKEYKANLKGEQELKQLQSLVGKWGEFLTVNNQAILLSSSNDEKLALEVSRKGIDAFNSMQVDLDALVAHSQKDAEDEGKVSTDIFNTSGRMNIGTVLIVLIVIGLVNMFIRRTIVNPLKKVTKQLQQISSGDLTAEETLIGNKDEIGLLATTVNETNRTLLEMVSQIRNVSRIISEQGDELMHTIADTKEGSSQIALTMEELASASGSQAEAAVDASKAVEELNALIENFAGRGTDLSNHSEQVRQKGEKGRALMESSVAQMNEIADAVSQSMGTVEELNRKNEGIFHLVGAIRSISEQTHLLAINAAIEAARAGDSGRGFAVVAQEVRKLSEDVQRTVSEITEITQGIQLDSRTMVEQLRGGVAKTEQGSRQIVETGDALAEINGSVRMMAVTIDEMGQDLQQMTGASETMNEFSQHISALSQQSAAGVEETSASAHEQLSSTTAVANGIAELKLLLTELRESVSRFKV; this comes from the coding sequence GTGGGTATAGGTCAGCGACTGAAGGAGTTGTTAGGAAAAGGGAGGAAGGGAGCAGACAAGGAGCAGCAGGCAAGTCTATTCCGGGGCAGAAAAAGCATCGGCTCCAAGATAGCCTACGGTTATGCGGCTCTGGCTGTATTCGTTATGATCAGCGGCGGGGTTTCGCTCTATCAAATGAACAATATGCAGAAGAACACCGGGAACATTATTAAAAATATCATTCCCGAGCTGAACAAAATACACAATGTCAATTACCTCACAGAGCATGTTATGGCCCTTAGCCTGCAGCATATCCTGAGCACTGACAACGCGGACAAAAACGCGCTTGCGGAAGAGCGGTCCAAATTTATCGGCAAAGTAGCGGGTACTTTTAAGGAATATAAAGCCAATCTGAAAGGAGAGCAGGAGCTGAAGCAATTACAGTCGCTCGTCGGGAAATGGGGTGAGTTCTTGACTGTCAACAATCAGGCGATCCTGCTCAGCAGCTCAAATGACGAGAAATTAGCCCTGGAGGTATCGCGGAAAGGGATTGACGCTTTTAATTCCATGCAGGTAGATCTGGATGCGCTGGTGGCGCACAGCCAGAAGGATGCTGAGGATGAGGGCAAGGTTTCCACGGATATTTTTAATACCTCCGGGAGAATGAATATTGGGACTGTGCTGATTGTCCTGATCGTTATCGGTTTGGTGAACATGTTCATCCGCAGAACGATCGTCAACCCGCTGAAGAAGGTAACGAAGCAGCTGCAGCAGATCTCAAGCGGGGATCTGACGGCAGAGGAGACACTGATTGGCAACAAGGATGAGATTGGTCTGCTGGCTACAACCGTGAATGAAACGAACCGCACGCTGCTCGAAATGGTCAGCCAGATCCGAAATGTATCGAGGATTATTTCGGAGCAGGGCGATGAGCTGATGCATACGATTGCCGATACCAAGGAGGGCAGCAGCCAGATCGCACTGACGATGGAAGAGCTGGCCTCAGCCTCCGGCAGCCAGGCCGAAGCAGCAGTGGATGCCTCCAAGGCGGTAGAGGAGTTAAATGCGTTAATCGAGAATTTTGCGGGCAGAGGTACGGATCTCTCCAATCATTCAGAGCAGGTCCGGCAAAAGGGCGAAAAAGGCCGGGCGCTTATGGAAAGCTCCGTGGCGCAGATGAACGAGATTGCCGATGCAGTCTCGCAGTCTATGGGCACCGTTGAAGAGCTGAACCGCAAGAATGAAGGCATCTTCCATCTGGTGGGGGCCATCCGGAGCATCTCGGAGCAGACCCATCTGCTGGCGATCAATGCCGCCATTGAAGCGGCACGGGCTGGTGACAGCGGACGCGGCTTCGCGGTTGTCGCACAGGAAGTACGGAAGCTGTCGGAGGATGTGCAGCGGACGGTCTCGGAGATTACAGAGATTACGCAGGGTATCCAGCTCGACTCCAGAACCATGGTAGAGCAGCTGCGCGGCGGAGTAGCCAAGACCGAGCAAGGCAGCCGGCAGATTGTGGAGACCGGGGATGCCTTGGCTGAAATCAACGGCTCGGTCCGTATGATGGCGGTGACCATCGATGAGATGGGCCAGGACCTGCAGCAAATGACCGGTGCCAGCGAGACCATGAATGAGTTCAGCCAGCATATCTCGGCACTCTCCCAGCAATCGGCGGCAGGTGTCGAAGAGACCTCTGCTTCTGCGCATGAGCAGCTCAGCTCAACCACCGCCGTGGCTAACGGCATCGCGGAGCTGAAGCTGCTGCTTACGGAGCTCCGGGAGTCGGTTAGCCGATTTAAGGTGTGA